In a single window of the Nocardiopsis composta genome:
- a CDS encoding KamA family radical SAM protein: MSLTHDAASAPSTPPSAGRRFRAYTSKHLDELTARAGLGTDERLAVRAVATVLPFRVNSYVIDELIDWDSAPDDPMYRLVFPQPDMLPEADVSRIADLLRQDAPRQELNRVANEIRAKLNPHPAGQMDLNVPKIGGQDPLEGMQHKYDETVLFFPKQGQTCHAYCTYCFRWAQFVGEPDLKFASGEVDHLVRYLKDNPQVTSVLFTGGDPMIMGEGVISRYVEPLLEVETLESIRIGTKALGYWPQRFVTDPDADDTLRLFERVVESGKNLAFMAHFSHPAELESDLVAEAVRRIRGTGAVIRTQAPLIRTINDESAVWERMWRTQVRMGMVPYYMFVERDTGPQDYFAVPLARAYEIFQGAYKNVSGLARTVRGPSMSATPGKVCVDGITEIAGEKVFMLHLVQARDADLVGKPFFAKYDEKAAWLFDLEPALGATHFPYESAPPADVSSLVDPARA, translated from the coding sequence GTGAGCTTGACGCACGACGCGGCATCGGCCCCTTCGACGCCCCCGTCAGCGGGACGTCGATTCCGTGCCTACACCTCCAAGCACCTGGACGAGTTGACGGCGCGGGCGGGCCTCGGCACCGACGAACGCCTCGCCGTTCGAGCGGTCGCCACGGTGCTGCCGTTCCGGGTCAACAGCTACGTCATCGACGAGCTGATCGACTGGGACTCCGCGCCCGACGATCCGATGTACCGCCTGGTCTTCCCGCAGCCCGACATGCTGCCGGAGGCCGACGTGTCCCGGATCGCGGACCTGCTGCGCCAGGACGCGCCGAGACAGGAGCTGAACCGGGTCGCCAACGAGATCCGGGCGAAGCTCAACCCGCACCCGGCGGGCCAGATGGACCTGAACGTGCCGAAGATCGGCGGCCAGGACCCGCTGGAGGGCATGCAGCACAAGTACGACGAGACGGTGCTGTTCTTCCCCAAGCAGGGGCAGACCTGCCACGCCTACTGCACCTACTGCTTCCGGTGGGCGCAGTTCGTCGGCGAGCCGGATCTGAAGTTCGCCTCCGGCGAGGTCGACCACCTGGTCCGCTACCTCAAGGACAACCCGCAGGTGACCAGCGTGCTGTTCACCGGCGGCGACCCGATGATCATGGGCGAGGGGGTGATCTCCCGCTACGTCGAGCCGCTGCTGGAGGTCGAGACCCTGGAGTCCATCCGGATCGGCACGAAGGCGCTGGGCTACTGGCCGCAGCGGTTCGTCACCGACCCCGACGCCGACGACACCCTGCGGCTGTTCGAGCGGGTCGTCGAGTCGGGAAAGAACCTCGCGTTCATGGCGCACTTCTCGCACCCGGCCGAGCTGGAGTCGGACCTGGTGGCCGAGGCGGTGCGCCGGATCCGCGGCACCGGAGCGGTGATCCGCACCCAGGCCCCGCTGATCCGCACCATCAACGACGAGTCGGCGGTCTGGGAGCGCATGTGGCGCACCCAGGTGCGGATGGGCATGGTGCCCTACTACATGTTCGTGGAGCGCGACACCGGCCCGCAGGACTACTTCGCGGTCCCGCTGGCCCGTGCCTACGAGATCTTCCAGGGCGCCTACAAGAACGTCTCCGGCCTGGCCCGGACGGTCCGCGGCCCGTCCATGTCGGCCACGCCCGGCAAGGTCTGCGTGGACGGCATCACCGAGATCGCCGGCGAGAAGGTCTTCATGCTCCACCTCGTCCAGGCGCGCGACGCCGACCTGGTGGGCAAGCCCTTCTTCGCCAAGTACGACGAGAAGGCCGCCTGGCTGTTCGACCTGGAGCCGGCCCTGGGGGCGACGCACTTCCCCTATGAGTCGGCCCCGCCGGCGGACGTCTCCAGCCTGGTCGACCCGGCCCGCGCCTAG
- a CDS encoding MurR/RpiR family transcriptional regulator codes for MNNSDNPGLEELRARVRTHWDALSPAERSVCRLLTSHPAEQLLYSSAQELGAASGTSNASVIRTLRRLGYSGLPALKQAIAAPFSSSVAPEVRLRERIERLGGDLAGIWDRVADEARERIEHARAASSPGDLKRAVELLAGARETAAYGVGSSGIAADHLALKLNRIGLRSRHIDSSGFRLADDLLRIGRGDALVVFAPGRLLPEVEVLLERARAVGAGSVLISEELADELGDRVDVVLTAPHTPTGMTAEALTGIVIADALVQAVAAVDSDRAVASSHDLTAWRSRLGF; via the coding sequence ATGAATAATTCAGACAACCCCGGCCTGGAAGAACTCCGCGCCCGGGTGCGGACGCACTGGGACGCGCTCTCCCCCGCGGAGCGCTCGGTGTGCCGCCTGCTCACCTCCCATCCCGCCGAGCAGCTGCTCTACTCCAGCGCCCAGGAGCTCGGCGCGGCCAGCGGCACCAGCAACGCCAGCGTGATCCGGACGCTGCGCCGGCTCGGCTACTCCGGGCTGCCCGCGCTCAAGCAGGCGATCGCGGCGCCGTTCAGCTCCTCGGTCGCCCCCGAGGTGCGGCTGCGCGAGCGGATCGAACGGCTCGGCGGCGACCTGGCCGGCATCTGGGACCGGGTGGCCGACGAGGCACGGGAGCGGATCGAGCACGCCCGCGCCGCGTCCTCCCCCGGCGACCTCAAGCGCGCGGTGGAGCTGCTGGCCGGGGCGCGGGAGACCGCCGCCTACGGGGTGGGCTCCTCCGGGATCGCCGCGGACCACCTGGCGCTGAAGCTCAACCGGATCGGGCTGCGCTCCCGGCACATCGACAGCAGCGGCTTCCGGCTCGCCGACGACCTGCTGCGGATCGGCCGCGGCGACGCGCTGGTGGTGTTCGCCCCCGGGCGGCTGCTGCCCGAGGTGGAGGTGCTGCTGGAGCGGGCCCGCGCGGTCGGCGCCGGCTCGGTGCTGATCAGCGAGGAGCTCGCGGACGAGCTCGGCGACCGGGTCGACGTGGTGCTGACCGCGCCGCACACCCCGACCGGGATGACCGCCGAGGCGCTGACCGGCATCGTCATCGCCGACGCGCTGGTCCAGGCGGTGGCCGCGGTGGACAGCGACCGGGCGGTCGCCTCCTCGCACGACCTCACCGCCTGGCGCTCCCGCCTCGGCTTCTGA
- a CDS encoding C45 family autoproteolytic acyltransferase/hydolase has product MTEPHATLSTGLPLVEVSGTPRERGRAHGEAARDRIAAALAFYERAFAQQTGLSWDGVLDRARGWLGPCRDFDPDLVTEMEGIAEGAGVGLLDVLALNVRGEIIYDSTFTAMAARTEAEEDRDAADGCTSFALTEGAAGDGRVYCGQNWDWRHGTAGTLVVLRVVQPPRPTVIMQVEAGQVGRHGANSAGIALNANGLGGRFGAAVGVPQTLIRRRVLDSARLTDALDVLVKTRAHIASNALLTHRSGFAVDLETTPGPCNWMYPDDGGLLVHGNHYQAGVPPQLAEGYRPLAADSLLRVPRARRGLAAARTAADPETVRKAVHGAMSDHLGRPESLCTHPDPRTPEVRQWSTLLSSLVDLTSGEYRIAPGTPCAHDYEALPWNLYDGPGEAS; this is encoded by the coding sequence ATGACCGAACCGCACGCAACGCTCTCGACCGGCCTGCCGCTCGTCGAGGTCTCCGGAACCCCGCGCGAGCGCGGCCGTGCCCACGGCGAGGCGGCGCGGGACCGGATCGCCGCCGCGCTCGCCTTCTACGAGCGGGCCTTCGCCCAGCAGACCGGGCTGAGCTGGGACGGCGTCCTGGACCGCGCCCGCGGCTGGCTCGGCCCCTGCCGGGACTTCGACCCCGACCTGGTCACCGAGATGGAGGGCATCGCCGAGGGCGCCGGGGTCGGCCTGCTCGACGTCCTCGCGCTGAACGTGCGCGGCGAGATCATCTACGACTCCACCTTCACCGCGATGGCCGCCCGCACCGAGGCCGAGGAGGACCGGGACGCCGCCGACGGCTGCACCTCCTTCGCGCTCACCGAGGGCGCCGCCGGCGACGGCCGCGTCTACTGCGGGCAGAACTGGGACTGGCGGCACGGCACCGCCGGCACCCTGGTGGTGCTGCGCGTGGTGCAGCCGCCCCGGCCCACCGTCATCATGCAGGTCGAGGCCGGCCAGGTGGGCCGGCACGGCGCCAACTCCGCCGGGATCGCGCTGAACGCCAACGGCCTCGGCGGCCGGTTCGGCGCCGCCGTCGGCGTCCCGCAGACCCTCATCCGGCGCCGGGTGCTCGACTCCGCGCGGCTCACCGACGCCCTGGACGTGCTGGTCAAGACGCGTGCGCACATCGCCAGCAACGCGCTGCTCACGCACCGCTCCGGGTTCGCCGTCGACCTGGAGACCACCCCCGGGCCGTGCAACTGGATGTACCCCGACGACGGCGGCCTGCTCGTGCACGGCAACCACTACCAGGCGGGCGTCCCGCCGCAGCTGGCCGAGGGCTACCGCCCGCTCGCCGCCGACTCGCTGCTCCGGGTGCCGCGCGCCCGGCGCGGACTGGCCGCCGCCCGCACCGCCGCCGACCCCGAGACGGTGCGCAAGGCCGTGCACGGCGCCATGTCGGACCACCTCGGCCGCCCCGAGTCGCTGTGCACCCACCCCGACCCGCGCACCCCCGAGGTGCGGCAGTGGTCCACCCTGCTGTCCAGCCTGGTCGACCTGACCTCCGGCGAGTACCGGATCGCCCCGGGCACCCCCTGCGCCCACGACTACGAGGCGCTGCCGTGGAACCTCTACGACGGCCCCGGCGAAGCCTCCTGA